In Streptomyces capitiformicae, one genomic interval encodes:
- a CDS encoding DUF3560 domain-containing protein has product MTDATSTPECRQHGPMTLRTGDQSPAQRFTGTWYACTELTCWSAVLFPSAELAADLEGQGRAAKAPLTITHTRAEGTLVSGSVAGDGVLELLQPFRFRASPSIGIYLRGSRDRRADLYRINQAADALRSAGHRVTVEIDETQRRAFSEAEEDRTERAAGRAEYFGARAERFQASSDAKWERGREITRGYAGEPVKADHYSAKRHMRDLERAHRLFGQSAEEQGEADRCAGRADTAEHYEQHRTNPGVTLRRLERLQADRRHVERQQARTVDAARAGEITLEALVEALVRLDADHADLCDEIGHWERIIKEAEAEGVKLWGPDDFKAGDFVRSGSRLLEVLRVNKKTVTVPGGPEAGPIVSQANRRYSFNGKLPYDKVTGRVSAEEMRALLAEGKAKPGGTAAESGQDQHDA; this is encoded by the coding sequence ATGACCGACGCGACCAGCACCCCCGAGTGCCGCCAGCACGGCCCCATGACGCTGCGCACCGGCGACCAGTCCCCGGCACAGCGCTTCACCGGCACCTGGTACGCCTGCACCGAACTGACATGCTGGAGCGCCGTCCTGTTTCCGTCGGCCGAACTGGCCGCCGACCTCGAAGGGCAGGGGCGTGCGGCGAAGGCCCCCCTGACCATCACCCACACCCGAGCTGAGGGGACCCTGGTGTCCGGCTCCGTGGCGGGTGACGGAGTGCTGGAACTGCTCCAGCCGTTCCGCTTCCGGGCCTCTCCCTCGATCGGGATCTACCTGCGCGGCTCCCGCGACCGCCGCGCCGACCTGTACCGGATCAACCAGGCTGCCGATGCCCTGCGTTCGGCCGGCCACCGGGTGACGGTCGAGATCGACGAGACCCAGCGCCGGGCCTTCTCCGAGGCCGAGGAAGACCGCACCGAGCGGGCGGCCGGGCGCGCCGAGTACTTCGGGGCGCGGGCCGAGCGCTTCCAGGCATCGTCGGACGCGAAGTGGGAGCGCGGGCGCGAGATCACGCGCGGGTACGCGGGAGAGCCGGTCAAGGCCGACCACTACTCGGCCAAACGGCACATGCGCGACCTGGAGCGCGCGCACCGCCTCTTCGGCCAAAGCGCCGAGGAGCAGGGGGAGGCCGACCGCTGCGCGGGCCGCGCCGACACAGCCGAGCACTACGAGCAGCACAGAACGAACCCGGGGGTGACGCTGCGCCGCCTGGAGCGCCTGCAGGCCGACCGGCGCCACGTCGAGCGCCAGCAGGCCCGGACGGTCGACGCCGCGAGGGCGGGTGAGATCACCCTTGAGGCTCTGGTGGAGGCCCTCGTCCGGCTCGACGCCGACCATGCCGACCTGTGCGACGAGATCGGCCACTGGGAGCGGATCATCAAGGAGGCCGAGGCCGAGGGCGTGAAGCTGTGGGGGCCGGACGACTTCAAGGCCGGTGACTTCGTACGCTCCGGCAGCCGCCTGCTGGAAGTACTGCGGGTCAACAAGAAGACGGTCACCGTGCCCGGCGGGCCCGAGGCAGGGCCGATCGTCTCGCAGGCCAACCGGCGGTACTCGTTCAACGGAAAGTTGCCGTACGACAAGGTCACCGGCCGCGTGAGCGCCGAGGAGATGCGGGCGCTGCTGGCGGAGGGGAAGGCGAAGCCGGGCGGAACCGCCGCCGAGAGCGGGCAGGACCAGCACGACGCCTGA